In the genome of Microcoleus vaginatus PCC 9802, the window TAATTATTCGGGTCTTTGTAAGGAACAGCGGGAACAGTCCGAACTTCAGCGCCCAAGGTTTTCAAAGCATCGATTTTTTCTTGAGATTGGTTATCGGGAATCACAATCAAACATTTGTAACCTTTAGCGTTGCAAATGTGCGCCAAACCGATGCCAGTATTGCCGGCAGTGCCTTCCACAACGGTGCCGCCCGGTTTCAGCCAGCCTTTTTCTTCTGCGTCTTTGATGATGTATAAAGCGGCCCTATCTTTAACGGAACCGCCCGGATTAAGAAACTCTGCTTTGCCGAGAATTTCGCAGCCTGTTTCATCGCTGAAGCTGTTTAAGCGAATTAGTGGTGTGTTGCCGATTGTGCCTACAAAGCCGTTTTTAATATCCATATGTTTTGCGTGTTTGCATCCTATTATTAATTTTTACAATAAGTTGATATTTATTGCTACCACTTTTACCAAATCTTGCTCATATTGAGTATGAATCCCGGCAAAACGGGGTCGCCGCTAACTGTAGCCGGATTCTCCAAACATTCTTCTGGCAAACCAGGACGGTAAATATAAACTCTGCGATTTTTGCGGTCAATTAACCAGCCTAACTGCACTCCTGGTTCTCTCATATATTCTTGCATTTTTTCTTGCAATGGCTTGAGATTATCAGAAGCAGACCTCAGTTCTACTACAAAATCGGGGCAAATAGGTGCGAATTTATCTTGCTGTTCTTGAGATAAAGCATTCCACCGTTCCAGTTTAATCCACGAGGCATCTGGAGACTTGTCACCCATTGCAAGCTTAAATCCCGTACTGGAGTCAAAACAAATACCGCTTCCATCTTGCCCGGCCCAAATATACAACTCTCCAAACACGCTACCGCTGCGATTTCCGGTTGTTCCACCAGTAGGAGGCATAATTAGCAATTCTCCCGATTTGTTGCGTTCAATGCGTAACTCACTATTGATTTGACAGAACTCGAAAAACTCGTCGTCTGTCATTTGCAATTTTGGCGGTATTCGCAACACAATTGTTGATGAGAGCATTTTGCCTTTCCTCCACTCTAAATTGTTCAGACAAGATTGCACAATTTCTTTGTTTGTAGTGAGGACTTTAGTCCTCAAAAATCATGATTAAGGACTCAAGTCCTCACTACAAGCTGGTTTGAGCCGCGAATTATAGAGGTAAGGTGTGCAGTGCACACCTTACAGAATTAGGTTATGCGTCCAGGAATGTTAAACCTATTTATTCGGCTGAGGAGTCATCCGCAAATAAGGCTTAATCGGCGTATAACCTTTAGGAAATTTCTCTTCCAACTCTTTCGGGTCGGTAATCGAAGG includes:
- a CDS encoding Uma2 family endonuclease; translation: MLSSTIVLRIPPKLQMTDDEFFEFCQINSELRIERNKSGELLIMPPTGGTTGNRSGSVFGELYIWAGQDGSGICFDSSTGFKLAMGDKSPDASWIKLERWNALSQEQQDKFAPICPDFVVELRSASDNLKPLQEKMQEYMREPGVQLGWLIDRKNRRVYIYRPGLPEECLENPATVSGDPVLPGFILNMSKIW